One window of the Marinilactibacillus sp. Marseille-P9653 genome contains the following:
- a CDS encoding beta-glucoside-specific PTS transporter subunit IIABC encodes MSSNKEIAQKVLELTGGKENVNNAWHCVTRLRFNLNDKDKVQLDAIKDVPGVMGAQFSGDQFQVIVGNKVSDVYEELEKELGGSASSEPTESDNNEGIVSKLMDVISGIFSPILPALAGTGLLKGFLALFVALGWLSDASGTYQVLFLISDIVFYFLPFLLAVSAAKKFKTSEFLSLTVAGGLMYPTLLNAAGTDAVPMNLFGLIDVPNINYSSSVVPIILGVWLLSYIDRWVRSWMPSVISMMFSPLLSLTFTIPITLVFLGPLGNYIGNGLAGVINWLFANTGPFAGLVLGGLMALIIMTGMHYAFTPLVVGNLATLGFDTTVIPVMFVSNIAQSGAAFAVAVKSKDKNMKQLALSSGISALFGVTEPAMYGVNLKLKKPFYAAMAGGGLAGAFVVFMAVRAYGTGVPGLPMIPVFIDSQDAWNVIYLLIGIVIAFATAFIVTFLLGFEETITAPVKSATVENKPEAKATAVVEANNENKKPADVFATVTGQIVPLKDVPDETFAGEIMGKGIAIKPTSNQLVSPVAGEITVFPSSHHAIGIKADSGLEVLIHIGIDTVELKGKHFSPKMKVGDRVEVGDLLVVADVAAIEEAGYNTATMVIITNTFDYLDVVPINNEGEIFEKEQLLSVIS; translated from the coding sequence ATGAGTTCAAACAAAGAAATCGCTCAAAAAGTTCTCGAACTTACAGGCGGAAAAGAAAATGTCAACAATGCTTGGCACTGTGTAACACGTCTACGCTTTAATTTGAATGACAAAGATAAAGTACAATTAGACGCAATTAAAGATGTACCCGGTGTTATGGGCGCACAATTTTCTGGAGACCAGTTCCAGGTCATCGTAGGGAATAAAGTTTCAGACGTTTATGAAGAACTGGAAAAAGAATTAGGCGGAAGTGCTTCAAGCGAACCGACTGAATCAGATAACAACGAAGGTATCGTTTCAAAATTGATGGATGTCATCTCTGGTATCTTTTCACCAATCTTGCCGGCTCTTGCAGGTACAGGATTACTTAAAGGGTTTTTAGCATTATTTGTTGCACTAGGCTGGTTATCAGACGCTAGTGGAACGTATCAGGTCTTATTCTTGATTTCAGATATCGTATTTTACTTCTTACCATTCTTACTAGCCGTTTCTGCTGCTAAGAAATTCAAAACAAGTGAATTTCTTTCATTAACTGTAGCTGGTGGATTGATGTATCCAACGTTATTAAATGCTGCTGGAACAGATGCTGTACCAATGAATTTATTTGGACTCATTGATGTACCAAATATCAACTATAGCTCATCTGTTGTACCAATCATTTTAGGTGTATGGTTACTATCTTATATTGACAGATGGGTACGTTCTTGGATGCCAAGTGTCATTTCAATGATGTTCAGCCCATTACTATCCTTAACGTTTACCATTCCAATCACTTTAGTCTTCCTTGGACCATTAGGAAACTATATTGGAAATGGACTAGCGGGTGTTATTAACTGGTTATTTGCCAACACTGGACCGTTCGCTGGACTAGTTCTAGGTGGACTGATGGCATTGATCATTATGACAGGTATGCACTATGCCTTCACACCACTCGTTGTTGGAAACTTAGCAACACTTGGATTTGATACAACAGTCATTCCAGTAATGTTTGTATCAAATATCGCGCAATCAGGAGCTGCCTTTGCAGTAGCGGTTAAATCGAAAGATAAAAATATGAAACAATTAGCACTATCATCAGGGATTTCAGCATTATTCGGTGTAACAGAACCGGCAATGTACGGAGTCAACTTGAAACTGAAAAAACCATTCTACGCAGCGATGGCTGGTGGGGGATTAGCTGGAGCCTTCGTCGTCTTTATGGCGGTTCGTGCTTACGGTACTGGAGTCCCTGGTCTTCCAATGATTCCTGTATTCATCGATTCACAAGATGCATGGAACGTGATTTATCTATTAATCGGTATCGTCATTGCCTTTGCAACAGCGTTCATTGTTACTTTCTTGCTAGGATTTGAAGAAACGATTACTGCACCAGTTAAATCAGCAACTGTAGAAAACAAACCGGAAGCAAAAGCAACAGCAGTCGTAGAAGCAAACAATGAAAACAAAAAGCCAGCGGATGTATTCGCAACGGTAACCGGTCAAATCGTTCCGCTTAAAGACGTTCCAGATGAAACCTTTGCCGGAGAAATTATGGGTAAAGGAATCGCCATCAAACCTACAAGCAACCAATTAGTATCACCAGTAGCTGGAGAAATTACAGTGTTCCCAAGTTCTCATCACGCAATCGGAATTAAAGCGGATAGTGGACTAGAAGTACTGATTCATATTGGTATCGACACTGTTGAGTTGAAAGGAAAACACTTTTCACCTAAAATGAAAGTTGGAGATCGCGTTGAAGTCGGAGATCTTCTTGTCGTAGCAGATGTTGCTGCAATCGAAGAAGCTGGATACAACACAGCAACAATGGTCATCATTACGAACACATTTGATTACCTTGACGTTGTACCAATCAATAACGAAGGCGAAATCTTCGAAAAAGAACAACTACTTTCAGTTATATCTTAA
- a CDS encoding helix-turn-helix transcriptional regulator: MLDGNNVDIDKAMLQPVSQFFKTISDPTRLSILFLLQKKEMNVGDIAAALDMHQSAISHQLSTLKRNRLVKPRRDGKTIFYSLDDDHVFKILEQVMTHTRETIDKESN, encoded by the coding sequence ATGCTAGACGGCAACAACGTTGACATCGATAAAGCAATGCTTCAACCGGTTAGTCAGTTTTTCAAAACCATAAGTGATCCAACGCGTTTGTCTATTCTGTTCTTACTACAAAAGAAAGAAATGAATGTAGGGGATATCGCGGCGGCACTCGATATGCATCAATCAGCGATCTCTCATCAGCTGAGTACGCTAAAAAGGAATCGACTTGTTAAGCCGAGACGCGACGGGAAAACGATTTTTTACAGTCTAGATGATGATCATGTTTTCAAAATACTCGAACAAGTCATGACGCATACAAGAGAAACAATCGATAAGGAATCAAATTAA
- a CDS encoding glycoside hydrolase family 1 protein has product MIQNIPKDFILGAASSAWQTEGWQGKKEGQDSYLDSWYKEEYFVWHEGYGPDVATNFMEKYQEDIDHMQEIGLTHYRTSINWSRFFTDYESLTVDEDYAKHISDMIDALIKAGVEPMLCLEHYELPAYLLETYDGWSSKKVVELFTSYAEIAFERYADRVKNWFVFNEPVVVQTRVYLDAIRWPHEQNTKKWMQWNHHKVLATAKAVEVYRKGNYDGRIGTILNPEVTYARSSSEADQKAAHIFDLFFNRVFLDPAVKGAYPEELIELLKKHEILFDHDEEELAIIKENTVDYLGINLYFPKRVQAPKHDWNPETPFHPEQYYDSFELPGRRMNKSRGWEIYPKLMYDMAMRIKEEYNNIPWLITENGMGIEQEERFMDDKGVVQDDYRIEFLGEHISWLLKAVEEGSSCEGYMLWAFTDCVSPMNAFKNRYGLVRIDIGNDLTRSMKQSGHWYKEMIKNRTLETKD; this is encoded by the coding sequence ATGATTCAGAACATTCCAAAAGACTTTATATTAGGTGCAGCATCATCCGCTTGGCAGACAGAAGGCTGGCAAGGGAAGAAAGAAGGACAGGATTCTTATCTTGATTCCTGGTACAAAGAAGAATACTTTGTCTGGCACGAAGGTTACGGTCCAGACGTCGCAACAAACTTTATGGAGAAATATCAAGAAGACATTGATCATATGCAAGAAATAGGCTTGACGCATTACCGTACGAGTATCAACTGGTCACGATTTTTTACGGATTACGAGTCATTGACGGTCGACGAAGATTATGCGAAACATATCAGCGATATGATTGATGCTTTGATTAAAGCCGGTGTCGAGCCAATGTTATGCCTAGAACATTACGAACTGCCTGCATATCTGCTAGAAACTTACGACGGGTGGAGTTCGAAGAAAGTGGTCGAATTATTCACTAGCTACGCAGAGATCGCTTTTGAACGATATGCTGATCGAGTGAAGAACTGGTTTGTTTTTAATGAACCCGTTGTCGTACAGACAAGAGTCTATCTGGATGCCATCAGATGGCCCCACGAACAAAATACTAAAAAATGGATGCAGTGGAATCATCATAAAGTACTGGCTACTGCTAAAGCCGTAGAAGTTTACCGAAAAGGAAATTATGATGGTCGTATCGGAACGATTTTGAATCCGGAAGTCACTTATGCTCGTTCATCTTCAGAAGCTGATCAAAAAGCTGCACACATCTTTGATTTATTCTTTAACCGAGTATTTTTAGATCCGGCTGTAAAAGGTGCCTATCCTGAAGAACTGATTGAACTCCTCAAGAAGCATGAGATCTTGTTTGATCATGATGAAGAAGAACTCGCCATCATAAAAGAAAATACGGTAGACTATTTAGGCATCAATTTGTATTTTCCAAAACGAGTACAAGCGCCGAAACACGATTGGAATCCAGAGACACCTTTCCATCCAGAACAATACTATGATTCATTTGAACTGCCTGGTAGACGCATGAACAAGTCACGAGGATGGGAAATCTATCCAAAATTGATGTATGATATGGCGATGCGGATTAAAGAGGAATACAATAATATTCCTTGGCTGATCACAGAAAATGGTATGGGAATCGAACAAGAAGAACGCTTTATGGATGATAAAGGGGTCGTTCAAGATGATTACCGCATTGAGTTTTTAGGAGAACACATATCCTGGCTGCTAAAAGCCGTTGAAGAAGGATCGAGTTGTGAAGGCTATATGCTTTGGGCTTTTACTGATTGTGTGTCTCCAATGAATGCCTTCAAAAACCGTTATGGACTTGTTCGTATTGATATCGGGAATGACTTAACTCGCTCGATGAAACAGTCTGGTCATTGGTACAAAGAAATGATTAAAAATAGAACATTAGAAACAAAAGACTAA
- a CDS encoding PRD domain-containing protein — protein MEFLKKFNNNVALVLDSTGIEWIVIGKGIGFGAIKGEPVDEKMIDRRFIAEPTHGQIDLLQTIASMDPEIIDVVSDVTKEAETYLEITFSTRNYITLADHLNYALKRTQESAEYTENLRWEVKKLYPKEYQAALKAIETINKRLNITLPKSEETFITYHFVNAQNDEGKLENTVKMTKLINRILEVIKYHFQVELDEDSLNFVRFLTHLRYFIIRQTHGEAMHHEGIDKTVIEAVKAKYQRAYEAAEKVSTLLNKQEGWQLSSDEMLYLTLHIFRVTNRIKEEKT, from the coding sequence GTGGAATTTTTGAAAAAATTCAATAATAACGTTGCATTAGTTCTAGATTCAACAGGAATCGAATGGATCGTCATTGGAAAAGGCATTGGATTCGGGGCTATTAAAGGCGAACCAGTCGACGAAAAAATGATTGACCGACGCTTTATTGCAGAACCCACTCATGGCCAAATCGATTTGTTGCAAACGATTGCGAGTATGGATCCAGAGATTATCGATGTCGTATCGGACGTTACAAAAGAAGCAGAAACTTACTTAGAAATTACATTTAGTACGCGCAACTACATAACGCTTGCGGATCATTTAAACTACGCTTTAAAACGAACCCAAGAAAGCGCGGAATACACTGAAAATCTGCGTTGGGAAGTCAAAAAACTCTATCCTAAAGAATACCAGGCAGCACTAAAAGCCATTGAAACCATCAACAAACGACTAAACATCACCTTACCTAAAAGCGAAGAAACCTTTATTACGTATCATTTTGTCAATGCACAAAATGACGAAGGGAAATTAGAGAACACGGTTAAAATGACGAAGCTCATCAATCGAATCCTTGAAGTCATTAAATATCACTTTCAGGTTGAACTAGATGAAGATTCACTCAACTTTGTCCGTTTCCTAACGCACTTAAGGTATTTCATCATAAGGCAGACCCACGGAGAAGCGATGCATCACGAAGGTATCGACAAGACGGTCATCGAAGCGGTCAAGGCGAAATACCAGCGTGCGTATGAAGCAGCTGAAAAAGTTTCGACACTGTTAAACAAACAAGAAGGCTGGCAGCTGTCATCTGATGAAATGCTTTACTTAACCCTTCATATTTTCAGAGTCACCAATAGAATCAAAGAAGAGAAAACTTAA
- a CDS encoding GntR family transcriptional regulator: MPKYKEVAETIKKRINDQIYTVDEKLPDQQTLAKEFNTSRVTIKKALDLLQAAGLLYTIQGSGSYIKRNALLKAQTSIQIGHNVGLTTAIQEEVKLESQVITFTVRFPDEKEQLQLLIDRETPVYYYQRLRILGGRPYSLENTVVPVHLIPGITEDVLKDSVYRFIREELGISFKDNRQIVRAAKPGKLDQVHLKCKETDPVLEVEKIMYLTSGTPFEYSIVHHRFDMVEMSFENQDS, from the coding sequence ATGCCGAAGTATAAAGAAGTTGCAGAAACCATTAAAAAACGAATCAATGATCAAATTTATACGGTTGACGAGAAATTACCCGACCAACAAACACTCGCAAAAGAGTTCAATACAAGCCGAGTCACTATCAAAAAAGCTTTGGACTTACTTCAGGCAGCGGGGCTACTCTATACCATCCAGGGATCTGGATCGTACATAAAACGAAACGCATTGCTTAAAGCACAAACAAGTATTCAAATCGGGCATAATGTCGGCTTAACGACCGCAATACAAGAAGAAGTTAAACTTGAGAGTCAAGTGATTACTTTTACTGTGCGCTTTCCCGATGAGAAAGAACAGCTTCAACTTTTAATTGACCGAGAAACACCTGTTTACTATTATCAGCGCTTAAGAATTTTAGGAGGCAGACCGTATTCACTTGAAAATACTGTCGTACCTGTCCACTTGATACCAGGAATAACAGAAGATGTTTTAAAGGATTCTGTTTACCGCTTTATCCGAGAAGAACTGGGCATATCCTTCAAGGATAATAGACAAATTGTTCGAGCTGCAAAACCAGGCAAGCTTGATCAAGTCCATTTAAAGTGCAAAGAAACCGATCCCGTTTTAGAAGTAGAAAAAATCATGTACCTGACTTCCGGTACGCCATTTGAATATTCTATCGTCCATCACCGATTCGATATGGTAGAAATGTCATTTGAAAACCAAGATAGCTGA
- a CDS encoding heavy metal translocating P-type ATPase: MHNPHSSTIDPKRPAIKSEPQSPSHEDHGRSPVLFYLFGLIVYLIALLGSFSTVLTDIFFVVTMLASGYHVLAEGISKTVKESIARKRFHPNVHILMALAALGSSIIGAFDEGALLILIFAGAHFLEEYAEGKSKREITNLLQMNPTEARRILENGETELVSVSDLAIGDQLRVLPGDQVPTDGEIVSGSVYIDESAINGESMPCEKTVGDEVFGSTVNGDTPFTMTVTKDSEDTIFAKIITLVDQSQSNLSKTATTIKRIEPIYVVSVMIVVPIFILFMPFVSNWDYSESFYRGMIMLVSASPCALAASAVPATLSGISNLAKRGVLFKGGSYLSNLTKTKAVAFDKTGTLTQGKPVVTDTYFTDIEQTKKWKQLILAMEKQANHPLAKAIIEAFKAEGTSATTELTVQNEIGKGLTAHRHGKQYRIGKPSLFDQIPETIQDRTERLAKAGKTVVYFSENDLVVGLIAMMDLPNDNAASVIDYLKTQGIHTAMITGDAEQTGKAVADLLSIDEVVGNVLPENKSQIIKELQKSHGETVMVGDGINDAPALVQADIGFAMGDGTDIAIDVADAVIMQNDLTRFQYAHQLSEKLNRVVWQNIAFSMLVVVLLVTLNLLGQVDIGIGVLAHEGSTILVILNGLRLLLPLKIS; the protein is encoded by the coding sequence ATGCACAATCCACATTCTAGTACAATCGACCCGAAAAGACCGGCTATTAAAAGTGAACCACAATCTCCATCTCATGAAGATCATGGACGTTCTCCAGTCCTATTTTATCTGTTTGGATTAATCGTCTATTTGATTGCACTCCTCGGTTCTTTCAGCACAGTTCTGACGGATATTTTCTTTGTAGTAACCATGCTCGCTTCTGGATATCATGTACTCGCTGAAGGTATATCCAAAACTGTAAAGGAATCAATTGCACGTAAAAGATTCCATCCAAATGTTCATATTTTGATGGCGCTAGCGGCTCTAGGTTCTTCCATCATTGGTGCGTTCGACGAAGGTGCACTGCTGATACTCATTTTCGCAGGCGCGCATTTTCTAGAAGAATACGCTGAAGGAAAAAGTAAGCGAGAAATTACGAATCTACTGCAAATGAATCCAACAGAAGCTAGACGAATACTTGAAAACGGTGAAACGGAACTGGTGTCTGTTTCAGATTTAGCGATTGGAGATCAGTTACGTGTTTTACCGGGTGATCAAGTACCAACCGATGGTGAAATCGTTTCTGGTTCCGTTTATATAGATGAGTCCGCTATTAATGGAGAAAGTATGCCATGTGAAAAAACGGTCGGAGATGAAGTATTTGGTAGCACGGTCAACGGTGATACACCTTTCACGATGACAGTCACAAAAGATAGTGAGGATACTATCTTTGCCAAAATCATTACACTCGTGGATCAGTCACAGTCAAATCTTTCTAAAACAGCGACGACCATCAAACGAATCGAACCAATCTATGTAGTTTCTGTCATGATTGTCGTTCCGATTTTCATTTTGTTCATGCCTTTCGTTTCAAATTGGGATTACTCAGAAAGTTTTTACAGAGGAATGATTATGCTGGTGTCAGCCTCCCCTTGTGCATTAGCAGCTAGTGCCGTTCCGGCAACCTTATCCGGAATTTCGAACCTCGCTAAACGCGGCGTATTATTCAAAGGTGGATCCTACTTGTCGAACCTGACAAAAACTAAAGCAGTCGCCTTTGATAAAACGGGTACTTTGACCCAAGGAAAACCAGTCGTTACGGATACGTATTTTACTGATATTGAACAAACAAAAAAATGGAAACAACTCATTTTAGCAATGGAAAAACAAGCGAACCATCCTCTAGCTAAAGCGATTATAGAAGCCTTTAAAGCTGAAGGAACTAGTGCGACAACTGAATTAACCGTTCAAAACGAAATCGGAAAAGGATTGACTGCTCATCGTCACGGCAAGCAGTACCGGATTGGAAAGCCGTCCTTGTTTGATCAAATTCCTGAAACGATTCAAGACCGAACGGAAAGATTGGCAAAAGCTGGAAAAACGGTCGTTTACTTTAGTGAAAATGATTTAGTTGTTGGGCTGATCGCAATGATGGATCTCCCAAATGACAATGCAGCAAGTGTCATCGACTATTTGAAAACTCAAGGTATCCATACAGCGATGATTACGGGAGATGCTGAACAGACCGGAAAAGCTGTTGCGGATCTCTTATCCATTGATGAAGTTGTTGGTAATGTCTTACCAGAAAACAAATCTCAAATCATTAAAGAATTGCAGAAGTCACACGGTGAAACAGTGATGGTTGGTGATGGAATCAACGATGCCCCAGCCTTGGTTCAGGCAGATATTGGATTTGCGATGGGTGACGGTACAGATATTGCAATCGATGTGGCTGATGCCGTCATTATGCAAAATGACTTGACCCGTTTTCAATACGCTCACCAACTTTCTGAAAAACTGAACCGAGTGGTCTGGCAAAACATCGCTTTCTCCATGCTCGTAGTGGTGTTGCTCGTCACATTAAATCTTCTAGGACAAGTTGATATTGGAATAGGTGTCCTTGCACATGAAGGCAGTACAATTCTTGTCATTTTAAATGGTCTGCGTCTTCTATTACCACTTAAAATAAGCTGA
- a CDS encoding PTS sugar transporter subunit IIC, whose translation MLEDSKFVSALNQVAYKINSYKYIIAIKNAFTLLLPIIITGAFATLFSNMVFDSTNGLAQISWLAWLEGLKPLSQMVNYATMNMMALGAVFLIGNEMAKLNNLDGHFPGLLAALSYIAIIPTTIDMVVDNQTFEAANVISRDYTGSGGLFLGMIVAIGSIELYTWLGKQDKLKISMPDSVPTNVSRSFSALIPTVFTIIIAAAVGFAINAITGMHIYDIIYNLVQAPLENIVQGLPGLLVLMLVSQLFWVIGIHGNQIIKPIREPILLAAIAENTQAFEAGEAIPNIINMPFWDIYMTVGGSGLTLGLLIAIFIGSKREDFRSIGKLSFAPGIFNVNEPVIFGLPIVLNPIIAIPFVITPLVTGTIAYFLTSIGFAGRAVVMIPWTTPPLLSAWIATAGDWGAVITQLICIVVSVLIYLPFIKVSNKETKVEDIEKEQFGEESVQ comes from the coding sequence ATGTTGGAAGATAGTAAATTTGTTAGTGCGTTAAACCAAGTGGCGTATAAAATCAACAGCTATAAATACATCATAGCGATTAAAAATGCGTTCACACTGTTGTTACCCATTATTATCACAGGTGCCTTTGCGACGTTATTCTCAAATATGGTATTTGATAGTACCAATGGGCTTGCACAAATCAGCTGGCTGGCTTGGTTAGAGGGACTAAAACCACTTTCTCAAATGGTCAACTATGCCACGATGAACATGATGGCACTCGGTGCAGTGTTTCTAATCGGGAATGAAATGGCCAAGCTGAACAATCTAGATGGACACTTTCCAGGACTCTTGGCAGCTTTATCTTATATAGCCATTATTCCTACGACGATTGACATGGTAGTAGACAATCAAACTTTTGAAGCAGCGAACGTGATCTCAAGAGACTATACGGGTTCAGGTGGCTTGTTCCTTGGAATGATTGTGGCGATTGGCTCTATTGAATTGTATACCTGGTTAGGCAAACAAGATAAGTTGAAGATCTCAATGCCGGATTCGGTACCAACAAACGTATCACGCTCCTTTTCAGCATTGATTCCAACGGTCTTTACGATCATCATCGCTGCAGCCGTTGGGTTTGCAATTAATGCGATTACCGGTATGCATATCTACGATATCATTTATAATCTCGTTCAAGCACCACTTGAAAACATCGTACAAGGTCTACCAGGACTACTTGTCTTGATGTTAGTTTCTCAATTGTTCTGGGTGATTGGGATACACGGAAACCAAATCATCAAACCGATCAGAGAACCGATTTTATTAGCGGCCATTGCTGAAAATACACAAGCTTTTGAAGCGGGAGAAGCCATTCCGAATATTATCAATATGCCTTTTTGGGATATTTACATGACAGTCGGGGGATCAGGATTGACTCTAGGGTTATTGATTGCCATCTTTATCGGGAGTAAACGAGAAGATTTCCGTTCAATTGGTAAGCTATCTTTCGCGCCAGGAATCTTTAATGTCAATGAACCCGTCATCTTTGGTTTACCGATTGTTTTAAATCCAATTATTGCCATTCCTTTTGTCATTACACCACTAGTTACAGGAACCATTGCTTACTTCCTGACATCCATTGGCTTTGCAGGTAGAGCAGTCGTCATGATTCCCTGGACAACACCACCACTTCTAAGTGCCTGGATCGCAACAGCAGGAGACTGGGGCGCAGTTATCACACAACTGATTTGTATCGTCGTTTCTGTATTAATTTACTTACCATTTATTAAAGTATCGAACAAAGAAACAAAAGTAGAAGACATTGAAAAAGAACAGTTTGGCGAAGAAAGCGTTCAGTAA
- a CDS encoding glycoside hydrolase family 1 protein, producing MSFNTDKITGFKERFLWGGAAAANQFEGAFDKDGKGLSVQDVTPDGGFGEITDGPTEDNMKLVGIDFYNRYKEDIKLFAEMGFKTFRTSIAWTRIFPNGDESEPNEAGLKFYDDLFDELNKHGIEPLITLSHYETPLHLSKEYDGWVNRKMIGFYENYVRTVFNRYKGKVKYWLTFNEINSVLHAPFMSGGISTPPEELSEKDLFQAVHHELVASALATKIGHEIMPEAEIGCMVLAMPTYPLTSNPDDVIAVMESERKNYFFSDVHVRGEYPGYMKRYFADNNIELDVTDEDLELLKNTVDFISFSYYMSSTDTADQSKKVKGEGNILGGVHNPYLEASEWGWQIDPKGLRIVLNDFWDRYQLPLFIVENGLGAKDELVTDENGNKTVNDDYRIKYLNDHLVQVKEAVKDGVDVMGYTTWGCIDLVSASTAQLAKRYGFIYVDRHDDGSGSLDRYKKKSFNWYKEVIETNGESLKA from the coding sequence ATGAGTTTCAACACAGACAAAATCACTGGCTTCAAAGAAAGATTCCTATGGGGTGGCGCAGCAGCGGCAAACCAATTCGAAGGAGCTTTCGATAAAGATGGTAAAGGACTATCCGTACAGGATGTCACACCAGATGGCGGATTCGGCGAAATTACTGACGGTCCTACAGAAGACAACATGAAACTAGTCGGAATCGACTTCTACAACCGCTACAAAGAAGATATCAAATTATTTGCGGAAATGGGCTTTAAAACATTCCGTACGTCAATCGCTTGGACACGTATTTTCCCTAATGGAGATGAAAGTGAACCAAACGAAGCGGGTCTGAAATTCTACGATGACTTGTTTGACGAATTAAATAAACATGGCATTGAGCCACTGATCACATTATCACACTACGAAACACCATTACACCTTTCAAAAGAGTATGATGGATGGGTTAACCGTAAAATGATTGGATTCTACGAAAACTATGTTCGTACAGTCTTCAACCGCTATAAAGGCAAAGTTAAATACTGGTTGACATTCAATGAAATCAACTCAGTATTGCACGCTCCTTTCATGAGTGGAGGCATTTCAACACCGCCTGAGGAACTTTCAGAAAAAGACTTGTTCCAAGCGGTTCACCACGAGTTAGTGGCGAGTGCTTTAGCAACGAAAATCGGACACGAAATCATGCCCGAAGCTGAAATTGGTTGTATGGTTCTGGCTATGCCAACATATCCATTAACTTCAAATCCAGACGACGTCATTGCGGTGATGGAATCAGAAAGAAAGAACTACTTCTTCTCTGACGTTCACGTACGCGGGGAGTATCCTGGATACATGAAACGCTACTTCGCTGACAACAATATCGAGTTAGACGTAACAGATGAAGATTTAGAATTACTAAAAAATACGGTTGATTTCATTTCATTCAGCTACTACATGAGCTCAACAGACACTGCGGATCAAAGCAAAAAAGTCAAAGGAGAAGGAAATATCCTTGGCGGCGTGCACAATCCGTACCTTGAAGCTTCAGAATGGGGCTGGCAAATCGATCCTAAAGGTCTTCGTATCGTATTGAACGACTTCTGGGATAGATACCAATTACCCTTATTCATCGTGGAAAACGGCCTAGGCGCTAAAGATGAATTGGTAACTGACGAGAACGGCAATAAAACCGTTAACGATGATTACCGCATCAAATACTTGAACGACCACTTAGTTCAAGTTAAAGAAGCCGTTAAAGATGGCGTAGACGTTATGGGTTACACTACTTGGGGCTGTATCGACTTAGTCAGTGCATCAACTGCACAACTCGCTAAACGTTACGGATTCATCTATGTAGACCGTCACGACGACGGATCTGGCTCACTAGACCGCTACAAAAAGAAAAGTTTCAACTGGTATAAAGAAGTTATCGAAACAAACGGCGAAAGCTTAAAAGCATAA